DNA from Petropleomorpha daqingensis:
GCGAGCAAGGCCAAGGTCTTCGCCCAGTCGTGGGACCAGGCGCTCTCGCCGACTGCGGCCGAGTCGCTCCTGGACAACATCGCGAAGCTGTTCCAGCTGTCCATCACGCCCCAGCAGTTCGCCGACAGCATGAACCAGGTCATCGGCAAGTGACCGCCCTGGCACCACCCGCCGTGTCGTCGGCGCAGACCTCGCGGTCCGCGCCGGCGGCCGGCGGCCACGGCCGCGTGTGGTGGATGGTGCTGCCGGCCCTGATCATGTTCGCCGGGTTCGGGATCATCCCCCTCCTCGGCGTTCTGGGCCTCAGCTTCACCACCTGGGACACCCTCGGCGTCATCAAGCCGAGCGGCTTCGACAGCTGGCACCAGGTGCTCACCGACCCCGGGCTGCCGCACGCGCTCTGGGTGACCTTCGAGATCATGGCGCTGTCGTGGCTGTTCCAGACGCCCGTGAGCATCCTCATCGGCGTCTTCCTCGCCGGTAACCAGCGCTACCGCGAGTTCCTCGCGGTGCTGTACTTCATCCCGCTGCTGCTCTCGGCCGCGGCGATCGCCATCACCTACAAGGCGCTGCTCGACCCCAACTTCGGGCTCGGCGCCGGCCTGGGGCTGGGCATCCTGCAGCAGAACTGGCTGGGCGAGAGCGGACTGGCGCTGGCCACCGTGGTCTTCGTGGTCTCCTGGCAGTTCATCCCGTTCCACTCGCTGATCTACCAGGGCGCCGTCCGGCAGATCCCGGTCTCGATGTACGAGGCGGCGCAGCTGGACGGCGCCGGCCGCGTGCGGCAGTTCTTCAGCATCACGCTGCCGCAGATCAAGTACACGATCATCCTGTCCTCGACCCTGATGGTCGTCGGCTCGCTGACCTTCTTCGACCTCATCTTCGTGCTGACCGAGGGCGGCCCGAGCGACGCCACCCGCTCGCTCGCCCTCGACATGTACAAGACCGGGTTCCAGGCGAACCTCATGGGCCCGGCCTGTGCGATCGCCACCATCCTCGTCGTCATCGGGCTCCTGCTGGCCCTGCTGCTGCGGCGGCTGGGCGGCCGGGGTGACGAGAGCCAGCTGGAAGGGGCCTGACGTGACGTCGGTCATCGCTCCCGAGGTGGGGCAGTCCGCGCAGGCGGAGCAGGGCCAGGGGCAGCCGCGGCGTCGGCGTCAGCCGAGCGGCGAGCGCAAGAACTGGCTCGGCGGTGCGGTCGGCTGGATCTGGCTGCTGATCGTGGTCATCCCTATCTACTGGATCGTCGTCACGAGCTTCAAGACCAGGGCCAGCTACTTCATCACCAACCCGTTCCTGCCCGGCAAGCCCACGCTGGAGAACTACAAGTTCGTCATCGATGCCGACTTCGCGTCGTACTTCGTCAACAGCGTGATCGTGACCCTCGGCGCCACGGTGCCGGCGGTGATCTTCTCGTTCATGGCGGCCTACGCGATCATCCGCGGCACCGGCGGCCGGTTCCTGGGGTTCACCAACTCGATCTTCCTGCTGGGCCTGGCGGTCCCGCTGCAGGCGGTCGTCATCCCGATCTTCCTGATCATCATCAAGCTGCGGCTCTACGACACCCTGCTGGCGATCATCCTGCCGTCGATCGCCTTCGCGATCCCGCTGTCGGTCCTGGTGCTGAGCAACTTCATCCGCGACGTCCCGCGGGAGCTGTTCGAGTCGATGCGCATGGACGGCGCCAGCGAGTGGACGATGCTCTGGCGGCTGGCGCTGCCGCTGACCCGCCCGGCGATCGTGACGGTGAGCATCTACCAGGGGCTGACCATCTGGAACAACTTCCTGCTGCCGCTGATCCTCATCCAGAGCCCGGAGCAGCGGCCGCTGCCCTTGGCGCTGTGGAACTTCCAGGGCCAGTACGGGGTCAACGTCCCCGCGATCGCGGCCTCGGTCGTGCTGACCACCCTGCCCATCATCGTGCTGTACGCCATCGGCCGCCGTCAGCTGCTCAGCGGCCTGACCGCCGGCTTCGGCAAGTGACGAGGAGTCAACCGTGAACCTGGGTCCGCTCGAGATCGGCCTGATCATCCTGGCCGTCCTGCTGCTGTTCGGTTACAAGAAGCTGCCCGACGCCTCGCGCTCGCTCGGCCGCTCGCTGCGGATCTTCAAGGGCGAGATGAAGGGCATGAAGGACGACGGCACTCCCTCGGCGACCCGGCCCGTCGTCGTCCCGGGTGAGGTCGACCTCGAGGCGGTGCGCCTGGACGAGCAGGCCCGCGCCGCCGAGGCACACGCTGCCGAGGCGCGGGCGCGGGCGGATGCCGCCCGCGCCTCGGTGTCCGACCCGATCCGCTGACAGGGACGCCGGGGGAGGGTCGACATGGCCGCCGGCCGGAAGCGTCGGCCGCCGCGTGATGCGGCGGCGACGATGAGCCTGATCGCGCACCTGCGCGAGCTGCGCAACCGGATCGCGCTGGCGCTGCTGTTCATCGCGATCGCCACCGCGATCTGCTTCTGGTGGTACGACCACGGTCTCGGTGCATTCATCCGCGCGCCCTACTGCGCGGTGCCCTCGGACCAGCGGGCGCTGGGCGGGTCCGGGTCGGATTGCGCGCTGCTGATCACCGACGTGTTCGGTGGTGCGCTGATCCGGCTGAAGATCGCGTTCATCGCCGGCATCGTGCTCTCGGCCCCGTTCTGGCTGTTCCAGATCTGGCGGTTCATCACCCCCGGCCTCAAGCAGAACGAGAAGCGCTACGGGCTGACCTTCGTCGCGGCCTCCTCGGCGCTGTTCGCCCTGGGTGCGGTGCTGGCCTACTACTCGCTCAAGGCGGGGCTGACCCTGCTCATCGGCCTGGCCGGCAACAACGTGGCCGTGGCGCTGACCGCGCAGGACTACCTCGGGTTCGTGGTCAGCGTGCTGCTGGCGTTCGGGGTCTCCTTCGAGGTCCCGCTGCTGGCGGTCGCGCTGAACCTCGTGGGCGTCCTGACGTACGCGGTGCTGAAGAAGTCGCGGCGGTGGATCTTCTTCCTGACCATCGTGTTCGCCGCGTTCATCACGCCCACCCAGGACCCGTTCACGATGCTGCTGATGGCGCTGCCGATGTGCCTGCTGTTCGAGGCGGCCATCCAGATCGCCCGGGTGGTGGACAAGCGCCGGGCCCGCCGTGCCGACGTGGAGTCCTTCCACGACGTCGGCGACGACGAGGCCTCCCCGCTGGACGCCACCCCGTCGTCCCTCGACGAGCCCGTCGGTCAGCGATAGGGGAGCGACGATGTTCGACTCGATCGGCTGGGGCGAGATCGTCGTCCTCGCCCTGGCCGCGCTGTTCATCTTCGGCCCTGACCGGCTGCCCGGCCTGGCCAAGGAAGCGGCCACCGCGCTCAAGCACATCCGCTCGGCGATGCGCGACGTCCGCGGGCAGGTCAGCGACGACCTCGGCGACGAGTTCGCCGACCTGCGCGAGCTCGACCTGCGCAAGTACCACCCGAAGACCTTCCTGCGCGACCAGCTGCTCAAGGACGACTGACCCGCTCGCCCGATCGGGCGTTGACCGCCGCTCCCGGCTGCCGCAGGCTGCTGGGAGCGCTCCCGAGCCGTCGTCCCCGTCTGAACGAGGAGAGAGATCCGTGACCCTTCCCGGCACCCCCGACCCCGCCGGCTTCCCCGCCGACTTCCTGTGGGGCGCGGCGACCGCGGCCTACCAGATCGAAGGCGCGGCCGACGAGGACGGGCGCGGTCGCTCGATCTGGGACACCTACAGCCACACCCCGGGCCGGGTGCGGGACGGCGACACCGGCGACGTGGCCGCCGACCACTACCACCGCTGGCGGGACGACGTGGCGCTCATGGCCGAGCTCGGCCTGCGCTCCTACCGGTTCTCCGTCGCCTGGCCGCGCATCCAGCCGGGTGGCAGGGGGCCGGTCAACCAGAAGGGCCTCGACTTCTACCGCGGCCTGGTCGACGAGCTCAACGATCGGGGCATCGAGCCCTGGATCACGCTCTACCACTGGGACCTGCCGCAGGAGCTCGAGGACGCCGGCGGCTGGCCGGTGCGGGACACCGCGGAGCGGTTCGCCGACTACGCCGACGTCGTCGCGGAGGCGCTCGGTGACCGGGTCCGCTACTGGACGACGCTGAACGAGCCGTGGTGCTCGTCCTTCCTCGGCTACGCCAGCGGCGCCCACGCCCCCGGCCGGCACGAGCACGACGCCGCGGTCGCCGCCGTCCACCACCTGCTGCTCGGGCACGGGCTCGGCGTCCAGGCGCTGCGGGCCCGCGGCGCCGAGCAGGTCGGCATCACGCTCAACCTGGCGCCGATGACGCCGGTCGACGACCACCCCGCGGTGGCCGACGCGGTCCGGCGCGCCGACGGCTGGCAGAACCGGATCTTCCTCGACCCGCTGCTGCGCGGCAGCTACCCCGACGACGTCCGCGCCGACCTGGCCGGGGTCACCGACTTCTCCTTCGAGCAGGACGGCGACGCCGCGACGATCGCGGCGCCGCTGGACCTGCTGGGCGTGAACTACTACCAGACCCAGGTGGTCAGCACGTCCCCGATGCCGGGCACCAACCTGGCCGCGCTCGGGCCGACGGAGACGCCGCTGACCGCGATGGGCTGGGGTGTCGACCCCGAGGGGCTCGGCGACCTGCTGCGCCGGCTGCAGCGCGACTACGGCGACCTGCCCCTCTACGTCACCGAGAACGGCTCGGCCTACGAGGACGTGGTGACGGCGGACGGGGCCGTCCACGACGCCGAGCGGACCGCCTTCCTCGCCGCCCACCTGGCCAGCGCGCAGCAGGCGATCGCCGACGGCGTGCCGCTCAAGGGCTACTTCGTCTGGTCGCTGATGGACAACTTCGAGTGGGCGCACGGCTACAGCAAGCGGTTCGGCGTCGTGCACGTCGACTACGCCACCCAGCAGCGCCGGGTGAAGGACAGCGGCCGCTGGTACGCCGACTTCCTCCGTGCGCACCGCGACCGATCGGGATACTGACGCGGTGACCGCCCCGACCGACCGCCCCACGCTCGACCAGGTGGCCGAGCGCGCGGGCGTCGGCCGCGGCACGGTGTCGCGGGTCATCAACGGCTCGCCGCAGGTGTCCGCGCACACCCGGCAGGCGGTCGAGGCCGCGGTGGCCGAGCTCGGCTACGTGCCGAACCTCGCCGCGCGGGCGCTGGTGACCCGGCGGACCGACGCGGTGGCCCTGGTCATCTCCGAGAGCGAGGAGCGGGTCTTCAGCGAGCCGTTCTTCGCCGGGGTGGTGCGCGGGATCAGCGCGGGCGTCTCGGCCGCGGGGCGGCAGCTGGTGCTGGCCCTGGCGGCGGGGGAGGAGCGGCCGCTCGAGCGGTACCTGACCCCGCAGCACATCGACGGCGTGCTGCTGGTCTCGCTGCACGGCGACGACCCGCTGCCCGAGCTGCTGCGCACCCGCGGCCTGCCGGTGGTGCTCGGCGGTCGGCCGCCCAGCGGGTACGGGGGCGCCTACGTCGACGTCGACAACATCGGCGGCGCGCGGGCCGGGGTGGCGCACCTGATCGACAACGGCCGGAAGCGGATCGCGACCATCAGCGGTCCGCGCGACATGGGCGCCGGCCAGGACCGGCTGGCCGGCTACCGCGCGGCGTTGACCGCCGCGGGCCTGGCCGACGACCCGGCGCTCGTGGTCGAGGGCGACTTCAGCGAGGTCAGCGGGCTGCAGGCGATGCGGTCGCTGCTCGCCTGCCACCCCGACCTCGACGCCGTCTTCGCCGCGAACGACCTGATGGCCATCGGCGCGCTGCGGGCGCTGCGCGACGCCGGGCGCCGCGTGCCGGAGGACGTCGCGGTGGTGGGGTTCGACGACTCGCCGCTGTCCCGGGTGACCGACCCCCCGCTGTCGACGGTGCGCCAGCCGGTCGAGGAGATGGGCCGGGAGATGGCCGAGATGCTCCTGCGGCTCATCTCCGGCGTCGACGGGGACACCCACCAGTCCGCCGTCCTGCCGACCGAGCTGGTCGTGCGGGCGTCCTCGTAGCTAGAGGGCGACGGTCCGGCCGGCGCTGATCCGCGCCGCCGCGACGTCGATCCACGGCCCGCTGTCGTCGAGCCCCTCGGCCTGCGCGGCCGCGCGCAGGGTCGCGGTCGTCACCTCGATCGGCGCGCCCGCGGCGCGGTCGGCCGCGAGCTCGTAGACGAGCAGCGCCTTGAGCCGCTCCTCCAGCGGCAGCCCGTCCAGCGCGGTCCGCCAGTCGCTCGGCGTCGTCATGCGTCGTCCGGTGCCCGCGACGTGGTCGGACTACACCGGTCGCCTGCGTGTCGGCGGACCCGGCGACCCCGAACGTGTGACGACTTGAGAACGAACCTGTGCACCGCGTGTGCGAAACACGATCGGCCCCCTAAGGTTCTGATCCATGTGGCCCACGTCACAACTGTTGCAGGGTGAAACATGTTGACCGTCGACGGTCTGCACGTGACCTACGGCGGGGCCGTGCGGGCGCTGCGGGGGGTGACGCTGGAGATCCCCGACGGGGGTGTGGTCGCCGTGCTGGGCAGCAACGGGGCGGGCAAGACCACCCTGCTGCGCACGATCTCGGGCACCCTCGGTCTGCACAAGGGGCGGGTCGAGGCGGGCTCGGTGCGGCTCGGGGACGTCGAGCTGACCCGCCGCGATCCCGGGCAGACGGTCCGGACCGGGGTCGTGCAGGTCCCCGAGGGACGGCGGATCTTCGGCCGCCTCACCGTCGAGGAGAACCTCCGCGCCGGCGGGATGGGCAACCGCGACAAGACGGCGAAGGCGGCAGCGCAGCAGCGCGTCTACGACCTCTTCCCCGTTCTCGCCGAGCGCAAGGCGCAGCGGGGCGTGCTGCTGTCGGGCGGCGAGCAGCAGATGCTCGCGATCGGACGGGCGCTCATGGCCAGTCCCCGGCTGCTGCTGCTCGACGAGCCCTCGCTCGGTCTGGCGCCGCGCGTCATCGGTCAGATCGGCGAGGTGATCACCGAGATCAACCGCCAGGGGACGTCGGTGCTCCTCGTCGAGCAGAACGCCACCATGGCGCTCGGGGTCGCCAACGACGCCTACGTGCTCGACGTCGGCGAGGTCTCGCTGTCCGGCAACGCCGCGGAGCTGGCCCGCACCGACGAGGTCCGGCGGCTCTACCTCGGTCACGACACCGACGAGCCGGCCGCGGCCCGCCCCGTCAGGCCGCGGCGCACCCTCTCGCGGTGGACGGCATGAGCGAGGCGGTCGAGGTGGACGGGCAGATCCGCGCCGACCTCCCCCCGCTCGAGGTCGAGCACGTCAGCGTCCGGTTCGGCGCCATCAAGGCGCTCTCCGACGTCTCCTTCGCCGTCGCCCCCGGCGCCATCCACGCCGTCATCGGCCCGAACGGGGCCGGCAAGTCGACGATGTTCAACGTCCTGTCCGGCGTCTACAAGGCAGCGGAAGGCCAGGTCCGGTTCGGCGACGCGCGGCTGGACAGGATGCGGCCGTACCAGATCGCGGACGTCGGTGTGGCACGGGCGTTCCAGAACATCGCGTTGTCCGGCGCCCAGTCGGTGGCGGAGAACCTGATGCTCGGCCGCCACCACCTGACCCGCGCCGGGTTCCTCTCCGCGGGGTTGCGGCTGCCCCGCGCGACCCGGGAAGGGCGCCGGCACGGCGAGCGGGTGGCCGAGATCGCCGAGTTCCTCGACCTGGGCGACAAGCTGCACACCCCCGTCGGGGTGCTGTCCTACGGGGACCAGAAGCGGGTCGAGGTGGCCCGGGCGCTGTGCACCGAACCGCGGCTGCTGCTCCTGGACGAGCCGGTGGCCGGCATGAACGCGGAGGAGACGGAGCGGATGGCCGACGCCATCCGCGAGATCCGCTCCGCGCTGGGGATCTCGATCATCCTCGTCGAGCACGACATGGGCATGGTCATGTCGCTGGCCGACCGGGTGACCGTCCTCGACTTCGGCCGGCTGATCGCCGACGGCACACCGGCCGAGGTGCAGACCGATCCCGAGGTCATCCGGGCCTACCTGGGGTCGGGCAACGAGACCGATCCCTCCCTCGTCGCTGCCGACGCACCCACCGACCCTCCGGAGAGCCGCCCGTGACCCAGTTCCTCTCGCTGCTGCTCAACGGGATCTCGCTGGGCACGATGTACGCCCTCATCGCCCTCGGCTTCGTGATCATCTTCAAGGCGAGCGAGGTCGTGAGCTTCACGCACGGCTCGCTGCTGCTGCTGGGCGCCTACTCGATCGTCCGGTTCGCCGACCTGTGGGGGTTCTGGGCGGGCACGCTCGCCGGCGTCGTCCTCACCGGCCTGGTCGCCCTGGTGATCGAGCGGCTGGTCATCAACCCGTTGCGCGGTGCGCCGGTGATCAGCCTGGCGATCGTCACGATCGGTGTCGACATCATCCTGCTCACCGACCTGACCCGCCGGATCGGCTCGGACATCCTCAACGTGCCCCACCCGTGGGGTGGCCAGGTCTTCCGGATCGGCTCGGTCGGGATCAGCCTGAACCGGGCGCTGGCGATCCTCGTGGCCGCGGTCCTGATCACCGCCTTCTTCCTCGCCTTCAAGTACTCGTCCTGGGGCGTGGCCATGCGCGCCTCGGCCGAGGACGGCGAGGCCGCGGCGCTCATGGGCATCCGGCAGGGCCGCGTGTCGATGGTCGCCTGGGTGGTCGCCGGCGCGCTGGCGGCGGTGGCGGCGCTCTTCCTCGTCGGCGCGCCGACGCCCGGGGTCAGCCCCGCCGTCTACACCGTGGCGCTCGGTGCCTTCCCGGCGGCCATCCTGGGCGGCCTGGACTCGACCGGAGGAGCGTTGGTCGGCGGGCTGCTCATCGGGATCACCGAGTCGCTGGCCGCCGGCTACCAGGGGCAGCTGCTCTTCCTGGGCCGCGGCTTCAGCGCGGTCATCCCGTACATCGTCATGCTCGTCGTCCTCCTGGTCCGGCCATCCGGGCTGTTCGGCACCAAGGAGCTGACCCGTGTCTGAGGCGACTGCGCAGGCCCCGAGCGCCCGGGCCCGCTCCACGACGACCCGCCGTCCGGCCCGGTCGTGGCTGCGGCCGGTCGTCCTGGCCGTGCTGCTGATCGTGCTGCTCGTGCTGCCGCTCTACATCGAGGAGTTCTGGCTGCGCACCGGGTTCGCCGTCTTCGGCGCGGCCGTGGGTGCGATCGGGCTGAACCTGCTGGTGGGCACCAGCGGGCAGCTGTCGCTGGCCCACTCGTTCTTCCTCGCGGTCGGGGCGGTGACGTACACCTTCGTCTCCGGGGAGTCCGGCGGGCTCGGCGTCGCCGACCTCAAGGGGCTCGGGTGGCCCCCGCTCGTGGGCATGGTGCTCGGCGTCGTCGTCGCGGGCGTGGCCGGCCTGCTGTTCAGCCCGGTCGCGGCCCGCCTGCGCGGCATCTACCTCGGCGTCGCCTCCCTGGGCCTGGTCTTCATCGGCCTGCACGTGCTCAACAGCTGGACGTCGGTCACCGGCGGCTTCAACGGCCGCCGCGTCCCGGAGTTCTCGCTGTTCGGCTTCCACTTCGCCAGTCGTGACCCGCAGCTGTTCGTGCTGGGCATCCCCTTCCGGGAGGCGGAGCGGCTGTGGTACCTCGGCCTGGTCATCGCGCTGGCCGCCTACCTGTTCGCCCGCAACCTCCTGCGCAGCCGTCCGGGTCGGGCGCTGCAGACGCTGCGCGACAGCGAGGTCGCCGCGTCGGTGATGGGCGTGAACGTGCAGGCCTACAAGGCGCGCGTCTTCATGGTCAGCTCGATGTACGCCGGGCTGTCGGGCGTGCTCTACGCGCTCTCGATCGGCAGCATCGCCCCGGAGTCGTTCGGCCTGTTCGTCTCGATCCAGTACCTCGCGATGATCGTGCTCGGCGGGCTGGGCTCCGTGGGCGGAGCGGTGCTCGGCGCGGCCTTCGTCACCGCGCTGCCGCTGATCTTCCAGCGCTACGCCGACGCCATCCCCTTCGTCACCAGCGCCGGCGGCTCGGGGCTGGCGGCCGGCGAGGCGGCCCGCTACCTGTACGGCGCGGCGATCGTGCTCGTGATCATCTTCCTGCCCGGTGGCCTGGCCGGCATCCCGCAGCGCTTCCGGCGCCGGCGCGCCGGCCCTCCTGCCGAGCCGCCGTCGGCCCGAGCGCCCGAGTCTTCCCCGCAGTCCGTCCCGTCCGACCGTCCAGTGCAAAGGAGCACCCCCAGATGAGGATCGAGAAGTTCCCCCGGGCCGCGGCGGTGATCGCAGCTGCCGTGGTCGTGGCCGCCACCGGTTGCAGCACCAAGGCGGACAACGGCTCCAGCAGCGGAGGGGGGAGTTCCGGTGACGTCGCCACGGACGTCGGCATCGAGGGCAAGACCATCAGCCTGGGTGTCCTCACCGACCTGACCGGCGTCTTCGCCGCGCTCGGCAAGGACATCACCAACGCGAACACGCTGTACTGGTCCGACCACAAGGTGTGCGACACCTACGACGTGAAGCTGAACGTCCAGGACACCGGCTACGTCCCGCAGACCGGCGTCCAGCTCTACAGCTCGATCAAGGACAGCATCCTCGCGATGCAGCAGACGATCGGCTCACCGATCAACACCGCGCTGGCCCAGGACTACGAGGCCGACCAGATCGTCAACTTCCCCTCCGCCTGGGGCGAGACGCTCACGCAGATCCCCGGCACCGGCGTCCTCGGGCCGACGTACGACGTCGAGATGTCCAACGGTTACGACTACCTCTTCAAGCAGGGGCTGCTGAAGGAGGGCGACACCGTCGGCCACATCTACTTCGAGGGCGAGTACGGCGCGACCGGCCTCGCCGGCACCAAGAAGGTCGCCGAGGAGAAGAACCTCAAGGTCGTCGAGGCCCAGATCAAGTCCACCGACCAGGACATGAGCGCGCAGGTCAGCCAGTTCGCGGCGGCCGGCGTGAAGCTCATCGCCCTGACCGTGGCCCCGACGCAGACCGCGTCGGTGGCGGCGGCGGCGCAGGCCCAGGGGCTCGACGTGCCGATCCTCGGCAGCAACCCGGTCTACGCCCCGGGTCTGCTGCAGGGCCCGACGGCGCAGTGGCTGAAGGACCACCTGTACGTCGCGGCTCCCATCGGCACCTTCGAGAACCACGAGGACATCCTCGACGCCTACAAGAAGGCCTACCCCGACGTCGCGGCCCCCAGCGCCGGCGGTGTGCTGCTCGGCTACGGCATGTCCACGGTGATGAACCAGGTGCTCGACAAGGCCTGCGACAACGGCGACCTGACCCGCAAGGGCGTGCTCGACGCGTTCAACGGCCTGACCAACATCGACACCGGCGGCCTCATCGTCCCGATCGACGCCTTCAAGCTCGGCCAGTCGCCCAGCTTGCAGAGCTACATCGAGCAGCCGGCCGACGTGCCCGGCGGCGCGAAGATCGTGCAGGACGCGTTCGAGGGGCAGTTCGCGGAGAGCCTGGCCGGGAGCTGACCGGCGCCGCGGGCGGCGCCTCCCGGTTTCCGGGAGGCGTCGCCCGCGGTCACAGCCGGCCCAGCCGGGCCGGGCGCACCAGCCGGAGCGTCAGCAGCGCGGTGGCTCCACCGGCCACCACGAGGGGCAGCCAGTCCGCGGTCCGGTGGGCGGTCGCCGTCACCAGGTAGGGAGCGGCGAAGCCGAGATACGCCACGGCCAGGAAGGCGGCCGTCAACGCCCCGCGCCGGGTGGGGGCGGCCAGCCGTCCGGTGAGCGTCAGCCCGGCGGCGAGGCAGAGACCGCCGCCGGCACCGAAGAGAGGGGCGGCGGCGACCAGCCAGGCCAGCGCATCGGTCGCCACGAACAACGCCGCGCTCGCGCACCCGGCGGTCCCGAGCGCGGTGCCGACGACGGCCGCCCAGCTGCCGAGACGGCGTTGCGCGGGGGCGACCAGTGCACCGGCGCCGAGCGTGACCCCGGCGAGCGCCCCGACGACGGCCACCCCGGTGCCCGGCAGCGTCCCCAGCAGCGGCACGGCCGACACGATCGTGCTCGGGAAGGCGTAGACGCACACCGCTACAGGGGCCAGGACGCCGGCCGCCAGCCCGACGTCGCCCTTGCGGATCAGCGGATCCGGGGAGGGGAGGTGGCCGCCGACGCGCGTCCGGCGATGGTTCGTCTCGGGCAGCCCGGCGGCGACGGCGACGCCGGTCCCCGCCACCGCCGCGTGCACCAGGTAGGGCAGCACGGTCGGTGCCGGCCCGAACTGCCCGAGCAGCCCGCTGGTCAGCGGTCCGAGCGAGAACCCCGCCGTCATGGCGAAGGCCGCGCGGCGGCCTCCCGCGCCCTCGCCCGACGCCGCGGACAGCTCGGCCACCCACGCGCTGCCGACGCTGAAGACGACGCCGCTGACCACGCCCTGCAGGAAGCGCGCGGCGAAGAGCAGGGGCACCGAGTCGCCGGCCGCCGCGAAGGCGAGGGAGGCCAGCACGGACAGGGCGATGCCGGGAAGGGCGACCGGGCGGCGGCCGAGCCGGTCGGAGAGCGGGCCGCCGACGAGCAGCGCGGGCACCAGACCCGCGGCGTAGCACCCGAAGAGCGCCGTGAGCACCTCAGGGGACAGCCCCAACCGGTCCCGGTAGATCAGCAGCAGCGGAACCGGCACGTTGGTGCCGGCCGCGACGGTGAACAGCGCGAGGACGCCCCGCCTCCACGGCACCGGCCCAACCTAGGACGTCGGCGGCCGCCCGGCCCGCTCAGGCCTCCAGAGCCTGCCAGGGTTCGGTGGTCCAGGGCCGGCGGGAGTGCTCGAGGTGCAACCGGCCGGGGGCAGCCTCGATGAGCTCGCCGAAGACGGTCGCGTAGACCATCCCGTCCTGCTCGTGGCGGACCACCAGCGCGCCCGGGTCGTCCTGCGGCGGCTCCTTGGCCACCAGGGTGCGCCAGCCGTCGGGGTGCACCGCCTCGCTGAACGCCGGCAGCCACCGGTCGGCCTTGCGGTCCTCCGGGCCGCCCGACGTGACCATCCACGTGCCCTCGGCGTGCTCGGTCACGGCCAGGCCCGCGCCGTCGAAGTCCCAGGTGGTCAGCCGGTCCGGCGCCGCGAGCACGAGCAGGAAGCTCGCCATGCCGTCGAGCGCGACGTGCTCCAGCCAGTCGGGACCGTGCTCGACGCCGAGCAGCGGCAGCACGCCGCGGCTGGGTGCGCCCGGGTCGGCGTCGCGCTTCTGGGGCCGGTTGAGCACCAGGGCGGTGACCCCGGTGCCGACATCGGTGGCGCACCAGGTGCCGCCCGCCGTCCGGTCGCGGCCGCCGACGACGTCGGGCTGTCCGGGCCACCAGCGGCCCGGGTCGTCGAACTCGCGGGAGGTCAGCTCGTCGCGCAGCGCCAGGATCCGCACCGGCGCTCCGGACACCCAGCGGACGACGACCGTGCACACGCTGCCGATCGTCCCAGGTGCGGACGACGCCCGCCCGTGCGCTACCGCCAGCGGCTGACCGTCGCCGACCAGCGGGAGAGCGACGACGTGCGGTGCTTGGTCCGCGCGGCTTCCTGGAGGAAGTCGGCGGGGCTGAGCCGGCAGCCGCTCGGGCAGTCGACCTCGACCGGGCGGCCGTCGATCCAGGCCACCGCGGTGGCGTGCCCGCAGCGCGGGCAGGTCTCCCAGGTGACCCGTTCGATCACGCCGCCCCCCGACACCGTCCATGCTGGATGGATTCAGCTGGTTCAGTGAAGGACCGGTCCGGACGCCTGTCAAACCGGGCGGTGGGGCCGGTGAGAACACCCTGGTGAGGCGTTCGGCGTGCCAGACTCCGCGACGTGGAGCGGCGAGTCACGCTGCAGGACGTCGCCGAGCGCGCCGGCACGTCCCGGACCACGGCGCACTACGTCCTCACCGGGCGCGACCGCGAGATGCGGATCGGGGAGGACACCCGGCGCCGGGTGCTGCGCGCGGC
Protein-coding regions in this window:
- a CDS encoding ABC transporter ATP-binding protein; translated protein: MLTVDGLHVTYGGAVRALRGVTLEIPDGGVVAVLGSNGAGKTTLLRTISGTLGLHKGRVEAGSVRLGDVELTRRDPGQTVRTGVVQVPEGRRIFGRLTVEENLRAGGMGNRDKTAKAAAQQRVYDLFPVLAERKAQRGVLLSGGEQQMLAIGRALMASPRLLLLDEPSLGLAPRVIGQIGEVITEINRQGTSVLLVEQNATMALGVANDAYVLDVGEVSLSGNAAELARTDEVRRLYLGHDTDEPAAARPVRPRRTLSRWTA
- a CDS encoding ABC transporter ATP-binding protein translates to MSEAVEVDGQIRADLPPLEVEHVSVRFGAIKALSDVSFAVAPGAIHAVIGPNGAGKSTMFNVLSGVYKAAEGQVRFGDARLDRMRPYQIADVGVARAFQNIALSGAQSVAENLMLGRHHLTRAGFLSAGLRLPRATREGRRHGERVAEIAEFLDLGDKLHTPVGVLSYGDQKRVEVARALCTEPRLLLLDEPVAGMNAEETERMADAIREIRSALGISIILVEHDMGMVMSLADRVTVLDFGRLIADGTPAEVQTDPEVIRAYLGSGNETDPSLVAADAPTDPPESRP
- a CDS encoding branched-chain amino acid ABC transporter permease, which codes for MTQFLSLLLNGISLGTMYALIALGFVIIFKASEVVSFTHGSLLLLGAYSIVRFADLWGFWAGTLAGVVLTGLVALVIERLVINPLRGAPVISLAIVTIGVDIILLTDLTRRIGSDILNVPHPWGGQVFRIGSVGISLNRALAILVAAVLITAFFLAFKYSSWGVAMRASAEDGEAAALMGIRQGRVSMVAWVVAGALAAVAALFLVGAPTPGVSPAVYTVALGAFPAAILGGLDSTGGALVGGLLIGITESLAAGYQGQLLFLGRGFSAVIPYIVMLVVLLVRPSGLFGTKELTRV
- a CDS encoding branched-chain amino acid ABC transporter permease; amino-acid sequence: MSEATAQAPSARARSTTTRRPARSWLRPVVLAVLLIVLLVLPLYIEEFWLRTGFAVFGAAVGAIGLNLLVGTSGQLSLAHSFFLAVGAVTYTFVSGESGGLGVADLKGLGWPPLVGMVLGVVVAGVAGLLFSPVAARLRGIYLGVASLGLVFIGLHVLNSWTSVTGGFNGRRVPEFSLFGFHFASRDPQLFVLGIPFREAERLWYLGLVIALAAYLFARNLLRSRPGRALQTLRDSEVAASVMGVNVQAYKARVFMVSSMYAGLSGVLYALSIGSIAPESFGLFVSIQYLAMIVLGGLGSVGGAVLGAAFVTALPLIFQRYADAIPFVTSAGGSGLAAGEAARYLYGAAIVLVIIFLPGGLAGIPQRFRRRRAGPPAEPPSARAPESSPQSVPSDRPVQRSTPR
- a CDS encoding ABC transporter substrate-binding protein is translated as MRIEKFPRAAAVIAAAVVVAATGCSTKADNGSSSGGGSSGDVATDVGIEGKTISLGVLTDLTGVFAALGKDITNANTLYWSDHKVCDTYDVKLNVQDTGYVPQTGVQLYSSIKDSILAMQQTIGSPINTALAQDYEADQIVNFPSAWGETLTQIPGTGVLGPTYDVEMSNGYDYLFKQGLLKEGDTVGHIYFEGEYGATGLAGTKKVAEEKNLKVVEAQIKSTDQDMSAQVSQFAAAGVKLIALTVAPTQTASVAAAAQAQGLDVPILGSNPVYAPGLLQGPTAQWLKDHLYVAAPIGTFENHEDILDAYKKAYPDVAAPSAGGVLLGYGMSTVMNQVLDKACDNGDLTRKGVLDAFNGLTNIDTGGLIVPIDAFKLGQSPSLQSYIEQPADVPGGAKIVQDAFEGQFAESLAGS